The Besnoitia besnoiti strain Bb-Ger1 chromosome Unknown contig00014, whole genome shotgun sequence genome contains a region encoding:
- a CDS encoding uncharacterized protein (encoded by transcript BESB_025600), translating to MGSSTAASGCHVGLDKIPRDSKSRRPLHRQDFQEREKRADDGCSWASVAGNQTRKLSASDRSHTLEFGVLRQPDAGATAGELQSEQSGCTPGLPPVTGPSAVAGPSVRIAAIPFVGREDTPRLRGEAVTAREVRFPGPTPFPSNQQNRSPELAPTRASSRRPETEVAKKNALQHLLSVQIAALQTQIENVENDEAVDSDMEQFVQEASSCSDGGQLPAFCRTMSEPWRPPQRRVEPSSSAAGDPQQPSTHGCEDTNSRELPSKSLSVINHAAAALEQPLTWIDGVFQVELGALPELTQGTSPHGTNELPMLPGGPSEEQDPGVEMDEDMIAEIVAAAVSESPWAQSVDWEGLLQTHSTSGDASSAEDPPVRDEAR from the exons ATGGGGAGTAGCACGGCGGCTTCAGGATGCCACGTGGGGCTAGATAAAATCCCGCGGGACTCGAAATCGAGACGTCCCCTGCATAGGCAAGATTTTCAGGAGCGCGAGAAACGAGCGGATGACG GCTGCTCTTGGGCTAGCGTAGCAGGCAATCAGACTCGCAAGCTGTCCGCATCAGACAGGTCTCATACGCTAGAATTCGGGGTGCTCCGACAGCCAGACGCCGGGGCCACTGCCGGCGAGTTGCAGAGCGAGCAGTCGGGGTGCACGCCAGGCCTTCCACCAGTTACGGGGCCCTCCGCTGTGGCAGGGCCGTCGGTCAGGATAGCGGCGATCCCCTTCGTGGGGAGAGAGGACACGCCACGTctgcgcggagaagcagtGACTGCTCGCGAAGTACGCTTTCCTGGACCGACGCCGTTTCCCAGCAACCAACAGAACCGAAGCCCTGAACTAGCACCTACTCGCGCAAGTTCTCGTAGGCCGGAGACAGAAGTGGCGAAAAAgaacgcgctgcagcacttGCTTAGTGTACAAATTGCAGCGCTTCAGACGCAGATTGAGAACGTCGAAAACGACGAAGCCGTTGACTCGGATATGGAGCAATTTGTGCAAGAAGCGAGTTCTTGCTCGGATG GCGGTCAGCTTCCTGCCTTTTGCCGAACAATGAGTGAGCCATGGCGGCCCCCGCAACGACGCGTTGAGCCATCCTCGAGTGCAGCCGGCGACCCACAGCAACCGTCTACCCACGGGTGTGAGGATACCAACTCGAGGGAGTTGCCTAGCAAGTCGCTGTCTGTCATCAATcatgcagccgccgcgcttgaGCAGCCGCTCACCTGGATCGACGGCGTATTCCAGGTGGAGCTAGGTGCCCTACCAGAGTTGACACAAGGCACGAGTCCGCACGGTACGAATGAGCTGCCCATGCTACCCGGCGGGCCGAGCGAGGAGCAAGACCCCGGGGTAGAGATGGATGAGGACATGATCGCGGAAATAGTGGCGGCGGCCGTGAGCGAATCGCCGTGGGCACAAAGTGTCGACTGGGAGGGGCTGCTCCAAACGCACTCGACTTCAGGGGATGCGTCGAGTGCAGAGGACCCGCCGGTGCGGGACGAGGCTCGGTAG